Part of the Virgibacillus natechei genome is shown below.
CCTTATTTAGAACATCGATCACTTCTTCGGCAGATTTACCTGTTTTATCCATGATATAGGGAATTAAAGCAGGATCTATATTGCCAGAACGTGTTCCCATGGTCACACCAGCTAGCGGGGTAAAGCCCATTGATGTATCAATTGATTCGCCATTCTTTATTGCTGCAATACTTGCTCCATTACCTAGATGGCAAGAAATCAATCGTAATTGATCTAATGGACGTCCTATTAATTCGGCTGCGCGTTGCGATACATATTTATGCGATGTTCCATGGAAACCATATTTACGAATACCATAGTCCTCATAATACTTATAGGGCAGGCTATATAAATAAGATGATTCAGGCATCGATTGGTGAAAGGCTGTATCAAACACGGCTACCATCGGTACACTTGGAAGAATTTCTTGAAACGCTCGAATACCCGTAAGATTGGCCGGGTTGTGTAATGGGGCTAACTCTGAAACTTTATCTATCGTTTGAATAACTTCCTCTGACAATTTCACCGAATCACTAAAGTGTTCACCGCCATGTACTACACGATGCCCAACTGCGTCAATTTCCTCGAGTGAATTTATAATTCCTGAAGACATTAATCCATTAAGCACTTTCTTTACTGCTTCTTCGTGATTTGGAATATCTTCGACAAGTTCATCCTCTTTATCATGTACTTCCAGTGTAAATACGGAATCATTCAATCCGATACGTTCGACAAGTCCCTTCGCCGATACTTCTTCTTCTGGCATCTGTATTAACTGGAATTTCAACGATGAACTCCCAGCATTTATTGCTAATACATTACGCAATTCTGTCAACTCCTGTTCCTAATACGTAGAAAACCACGTATTCATTTGTTCTAAGATGTCTCCCATAGCATTTGTATTATTAAATGATGGCATTTTTACAAGCAATGGTTGTTTTGGTGCGTTGGTGTCTGGTCCCTTCTTCTGCAAAATAAGAATGCTTTTTATATTCTTTTCTGATTTAAAAGCACTTTCAGGTAACCTTATAACACCTACAATATGGGCATATTCCTGAATGAAGCTATGAAGTTTATCTGATTGTTCACTATCAAATAAGAAGTCAGGTATAACAAATATTAGATAGCCACCAGCATTTGTGTAATTCATGCTCTGCTCAATAAATAGGTGATGGGCATAGGAATGTCCTTCGTCTGCTTTTAACTCAAAATCATTGGCTCTGATATCATCTGGGTAATAACCAACAGGCAGGTCAGCAACAACTAAATCCACAGGGTCCAGTAAAAATGGACCTAAACTATCCTGATGAAAGAACTCTATCTCCTTCTGTTGCAAATTAGCATTTATTGCGGCTAATTGAATTAAGGTAGGATCAACTTCCCCAGCAAAAGCTTCCACCTGCTGCTTCAACTGACTTAAAACAGTAGTGATTAGATTAGCCGTTCCACTAACAGGATCAAAAAGACGTAATTGTTCCTTATCGCTTGTCACTTTCTCTGCAAGATAGCCTACTAACAATGCCACCGTTTCTGGCGTCATTAAATGCTGTTGCTGTGTTGTATCCTTCATTCCTTTAAGTATGGTTAATTGAATTCCTTTACGAATTTCTTCTATTTTAAAGGTAGAAATTTCAATGTCCTTTAATGTACTTTGTAATTTATGTGCTAAAATATCATCCATACCTTCCGGGACACTTTGATGGAATAGTGCTTCCATTGTAAAAATCAAACTATCCAAATAAGGTTCTTCATGGTGTTGTTGTATGACATCTGTTGCCTTATCCAACCACTCATATAATAATTCAACATTTGTTTTCTCCATATCTAATCCTCCGCTTCTTCATATAAGGCTTGTCTATTGTACCAAATCATAACCACTAATGTACAAACTAATAATTCGGAAGATTACTATACAGTAAAAATCTCCCCCGCACATTGTGCGAGAGAGAGGAGAAAGTTGATTACTTAGCCTGACCAGCAGCTTTTAGAGCAGCATCATAGTCGGGATGGTTTGTCACTTCTTCCACATATTCCACGTAAGTTATTTTGTCATTTGAATCAACAACAAAAATAGATCTAGATAACAAACGTAATTCTTTTATTAAGACACCATACTTTTCTCCGAAGTCCCCATCGCGATGGTCAGATAATGTATCGAGTTTTTTAATCCCATTGGCTGCACACCAACGTGTTTGCGCAAAAGGAAGATCCATACTGATCGTTAATATTTGTACATTATCAATTTTGTCAGCTTCCTCATTAAAGCGTTTTGTTTGTTCAGAACAAACTCCTGTGTCGATAGAAGGTACAACACTGATCAATTTCACATTACCTTTGTAATCATTTAATGAAACGTCGTTCATTTCATTTGATACTACAGTAAAATCAGGTGCCTGATCTCCTACTTTAAGTTCTGAACCGACAAGTGTAACTGGATTTTGCTTGAATGTGACGTTACCCATATAATCACTCCTATTAATTAGCTTCATGCCTTATTATGAATACATTACTAACACATGTCCAACAATACAGTTTATGAGATTCTGACATTTTAATGAATAGGAGATCACTGTGTAAAGGACGTAGAGTTAGGCCACGTTTAGAAGCTAGATGTCATATTGGGATTGTGTTTTCTTCTCTGGTTTTCTTTTATACGTTGAATCTTCCTTTTTATTTCCAGCTTCTCTGATAATTTCCTGCACTTTTTCAACAACCTGTGGTGCAAATTCGAGCATTTTCTCATATATATGTGTACTTTGATCCAGGTGCACCATTTTAATACCTTGATCGCTGACAATTAAAAATGCTACAGGGGTAATGGATACGCCACCACCACTACCGCCGCCAAATGGCATTTCTGCCTCATTGCTATCTTGAGTGTTTGTCGAATTAAATTCAGTTCCACCTGCAGCAAATCCAAACCCTAGCTTCGAAACCGGTATAATTACACTGCCATCCGGAGATTCAACCGGATCACCAATAATCGTATTTGCCTCGACCATACCTTTTAAATTTTCCATTGCAGTAGTCATTAATCCTTGAATCGGATGTTCCGTCATCATGATCCTCCTGTCTGCTAAATTAATGCTTTTTCTTTTCGAGCAAGTACGCGCGTCATTTTAAGAAGTGCGTACATAGCTTTTCCTAAGCGAATCGATATCATACAATCAAATGTGGATAGAAAATGCTTATATTGAAAATGTGGTTTCACTTGAATAATTGGTTTACACTTCATATTACTCTTCTCAGCTATTACTCCAATTACTACACCTTTTATTCCCCACACCCCTCCGGTTGCTATTCCAGTAGTACTTGCGTCTCCAGTACCTCCCGACGTTTGCCATTTAAGTTTATGAACATAAGTGTTCTGGACCATGGTATTTATTATCGGATTTACCTTCCGTGATAGTTGAAGTCCTTCACGTACTACTTCTTGAAAAGAATTGAAATCCACATCTTTTATAATTTCTTTGGCATCATGATTCTCCATTGTGATGTTCATTTTCTTTTTATACAATCGAATTCGGTAAAAGGAAACTGTAATCAGACAAAACTGTTCATTTGGGGTATATGTAATGATACTTGAAATAGTTACTTTTGAATAAATCAAGATAATAATAATTAATACAGAAGCTACTAA
Proteins encoded:
- a CDS encoding acetate kinase, with product MRNVLAINAGSSSLKFQLIQMPEEEVSAKGLVERIGLNDSVFTLEVHDKEDELVEDIPNHEEAVKKVLNGLMSSGIINSLEEIDAVGHRVVHGGEHFSDSVKLSEEVIQTIDKVSELAPLHNPANLTGIRAFQEILPSVPMVAVFDTAFHQSMPESSYLYSLPYKYYEDYGIRKYGFHGTSHKYVSQRAAELIGRPLDQLRLISCHLGNGASIAAIKNGESIDTSMGFTPLAGVTMGTRSGNIDPALIPYIMDKTGKSAEEVIDVLNKESGMLALSGFSSDLRDIQLQSDDNDRAELALEVFAGRIHKYLGSYAAKMSGVDAIVFTAGVGENSITIREKVLKGMEFMGVYWDPKLNEVRGKEQFINYPHSPVKVIVIPTNEEVMIARDTLRLS
- a CDS encoding class I SAM-dependent methyltransferase, whose protein sequence is MEKTNVELLYEWLDKATDVIQQHHEEPYLDSLIFTMEALFHQSVPEGMDDILAHKLQSTLKDIEISTFKIEEIRKGIQLTILKGMKDTTQQQHLMTPETVALLVGYLAEKVTSDKEQLRLFDPVSGTANLITTVLSQLKQQVEAFAGEVDPTLIQLAAINANLQQKEIEFFHQDSLGPFLLDPVDLVVADLPVGYYPDDIRANDFELKADEGHSYAHHLFIEQSMNYTNAGGYLIFVIPDFLFDSEQSDKLHSFIQEYAHIVGVIRLPESAFKSEKNIKSILILQKKGPDTNAPKQPLLVKMPSFNNTNAMGDILEQMNTWFSTY
- the tpx gene encoding thiol peroxidase is translated as MGNVTFKQNPVTLVGSELKVGDQAPDFTVVSNEMNDVSLNDYKGNVKLISVVPSIDTGVCSEQTKRFNEEADKIDNVQILTISMDLPFAQTRWCAANGIKKLDTLSDHRDGDFGEKYGVLIKELRLLSRSIFVVDSNDKITYVEYVEEVTNHPDYDAALKAAGQAK
- the ytfJ gene encoding GerW family sporulation protein; translated protein: MTEHPIQGLMTTAMENLKGMVEANTIIGDPVESPDGSVIIPVSKLGFGFAAGGTEFNSTNTQDSNEAEMPFGGGSGGGVSITPVAFLIVSDQGIKMVHLDQSTHIYEKMLEFAPQVVEKVQEIIREAGNKKEDSTYKRKPEKKTQSQYDI
- a CDS encoding DUF2953 domain-containing protein; amino-acid sequence: MLWILVASVLIIIILIYSKVTISSIITYTPNEQFCLITVSFYRIRLYKKKMNITMENHDAKEIIKDVDFNSFQEVVREGLQLSRKVNPIINTMVQNTYVHKLKWQTSGGTGDASTTGIATGGVWGIKGVVIGVIAEKSNMKCKPIIQVKPHFQYKHFLSTFDCMISIRLGKAMYALLKMTRVLARKEKALI